One genomic segment of Erysipelotrichaceae bacterium 66202529 includes these proteins:
- a CDS encoding GntR family transcriptional regulator, protein MKIIINNSSMTPIYEQVMEQMKAMILNEELKEGNILPSVRSLSKDLKISALTVKKAYDNLEAEGFVITVHGKGTYVAGMNRELMMEEHKKEIEADLDMAIQKGRRCGMEDSELSELFHLLLEE, encoded by the coding sequence ATGAAAATCATTATAAACAACTCTTCCATGACCCCGATCTATGAGCAGGTAATGGAACAGATGAAAGCTATGATCCTGAATGAGGAACTGAAGGAAGGCAATATCCTGCCATCTGTTCGCTCTTTATCAAAAGATCTTAAAATATCCGCCCTTACGGTTAAGAAAGCGTACGATAATCTGGAAGCGGAAGGGTTTGTGATAACAGTTCACGGCAAAGGGACATATGTAGCCGGCATGAACAGGGAGCTGATGATGGAGGAGCATAAAAAGGAAATCGAAGCCGATTTGGACATGGCCATTCAAAAAGGCAGAAGATGCGGGATGGAGGACAGCGAATTATCGGAGCTGTTCCATCTGCTACTGGAGGAATGA
- a CDS encoding spore cortex-lytic protein: protein MLEEIILPVTITVHLGRPTASAENVTVGFVDYIKNVASSEIYPTWPYEALRANIWCQMSLALNRIYTEWYRSRGYSFDITNSTAFDQAFVRGRNIYDNIAAVVDEVMGDFLKKPFYREPYYAEYCDGKIAQCPGLKQWGTLDLANRGYDSYRIIRYYYGDQMQFLGTDNWQYNTPSYPGYALRVGSSGEPVFIIQELLNAIAVNYPNIPLIYPPDGIFGAQTESAVRTFQRQFNLTADGIVGQSTWYYISRIYVAVRKLAELGSLGRLEGYFTGLWTGRVLRQGDVGIEVQQLQYFLSIISQRYPSIPSVSIDSRFGPGLDRAVRAYQREFGLAVDGLVGRYTWNSIYETYVAIVE, encoded by the coding sequence ATGCTAGAAGAAATCATACTTCCTGTAACCATCACGGTTCATTTGGGAAGACCGACAGCAAGTGCGGAAAATGTAACTGTCGGCTTTGTGGATTATATTAAAAATGTCGCTTCCAGTGAAATCTATCCAACCTGGCCGTATGAGGCCTTGCGTGCCAATATCTGGTGTCAGATGTCCCTTGCCTTAAATCGGATTTATACAGAATGGTATCGCAGCAGAGGATATTCATTTGATATCACCAACTCTACAGCATTTGATCAGGCATTTGTACGGGGACGCAATATTTATGACAACATTGCGGCTGTTGTGGATGAGGTCATGGGGGATTTTCTGAAAAAGCCGTTTTACCGGGAGCCTTATTATGCCGAATATTGTGATGGTAAGATTGCACAGTGTCCGGGTCTAAAGCAATGGGGAACGCTGGATCTGGCAAACCGCGGGTATGACTCCTATAGAATCATACGTTATTATTACGGGGATCAGATGCAGTTTCTGGGAACAGATAACTGGCAGTATAATACGCCCTCCTATCCGGGCTATGCCTTGCGTGTGGGAAGCAGTGGTGAGCCGGTTTTCATCATTCAGGAGCTGTTGAATGCTATCGCTGTCAATTATCCGAATATTCCTCTCATCTATCCGCCGGATGGTATCTTTGGAGCACAGACGGAAAGTGCGGTAAGAACCTTTCAGCGTCAGTTTAATCTGACTGCAGACGGCATTGTCGGACAGTCCACCTGGTATTATATCTCACGCATTTATGTAGCTGTGCGAAAGCTGGCCGAGCTTGGCAGTCTGGGAAGACTGGAAGGATATTTCACAGGTCTTTGGACAGGAAGAGTACTTCGGCAGGGAGATGTCGGCATCGAGGTTCAGCAGCTGCAGTATTTCCTTTCCATCATTTCACAACGTTATCCATCCATTCCCTCTGTAAGTATTGACAGCCGTTTTGGGCCAGGATTGGATCGCGCTGTGCGTGCTTATCAACGGGAATTTGGGCTTGCAGTAGATGGGCTGGTCGGACGCTATACATGGAATTCCATTTATGAAACCTATGTGGCAATCGTTGAATAA
- a CDS encoding ABC-2 transporter permease — protein sequence MKGLLIKDIKLMKNQKNFFFIMLFVAVAMLFAEFDSSFVVSYFTMIASMFVLSTISYDEYDNGYAFLFTMPFARKAYVKEKYMFSILMGGCAWGISVILSGILTAIRSPQIGIMEWLPVDLLFICMIFLFASVMIPVQLKFGGERGRVALLLAVGVAVIGGMGIIKLVEVLHLDIDTLLTSMSMLNMVQIGAAIAIFSITFLMISYQISCRIMKKKEF from the coding sequence ATGAAAGGGTTACTGATTAAGGATATAAAGCTCATGAAGAATCAAAAGAATTTCTTCTTTATCATGCTGTTTGTGGCTGTTGCTATGTTGTTTGCCGAATTCGACTCAAGCTTTGTTGTCAGCTACTTCACCATGATTGCGTCCATGTTTGTGCTGAGTACGATCAGCTATGATGAATATGACAACGGCTATGCATTTTTATTCACCATGCCCTTCGCAAGAAAAGCCTATGTAAAGGAAAAATATATGTTTTCCATACTGATGGGAGGCTGTGCCTGGGGTATATCTGTTATTCTTTCCGGTATTTTGACTGCCATAAGAAGCCCGCAGATAGGAATTATGGAATGGCTGCCGGTGGATTTGCTGTTTATTTGTATGATATTTCTGTTTGCATCTGTTATGATACCGGTACAACTGAAATTTGGCGGAGAGCGAGGCAGAGTTGCGTTGCTGCTAGCTGTCGGTGTTGCCGTAATCGGTGGTATGGGGATTATCAAGCTTGTTGAAGTACTGCATCTTGACATAGATACCCTGCTCACATCCATGAGTATGCTGAATATGGTTCAGATTGGTGCAGCCATCGCGATTTTCTCTATCACTTTTCTAATGATATCCTATCAGATCAGCTGTCGTATTATGAAGAAAAAAGAATTTTAG
- a CDS encoding AAA family ATPase, with amino-acid sequence MNKIIAITNRKGGSGKTTTAKNLAYDLTLKGKRVLLIDLDPQCNATEGLTSRKYSRTVIGMLEWMPVRKCIYKTRFKDLDILPGNDYLASTEVQDDILIKQVLPVREDYDHIIIDTSPYFNKLTAEILKISDLVIIPTLLEDDSMKGVMTTIRELMALFGESIRCRVLATMVDRSKYAENLFTALKEDIGSLCFDTYIRENRIPVRRARQHHAPLSYRYRYTSKAARDYERLTKEILEVI; translated from the coding sequence ATGAATAAGATCATCGCAATAACAAACAGAAAAGGCGGCAGTGGAAAGACGACAACTGCTAAGAATCTAGCATATGACCTCACACTGAAAGGTAAGCGGGTGCTGCTCATCGATCTGGATCCACAGTGCAATGCGACCGAAGGGCTGACGAGTAGAAAGTATAGCCGCACCGTCATTGGGATGCTGGAATGGATGCCGGTACGGAAGTGTATCTACAAAACAAGGTTCAAAGATCTGGATATCCTGCCGGGGAATGATTATCTCGCCAGTACAGAGGTACAAGATGATATCTTGATAAAACAGGTATTACCGGTCCGAGAGGATTATGATCACATCATCATCGACACATCGCCCTATTTCAATAAGCTCACCGCAGAAATACTTAAGATCAGTGACCTGGTCATCATCCCTACTTTGCTTGAAGATGATTCAATGAAAGGCGTCATGACGACGATCCGGGAACTGATGGCATTGTTTGGGGAAAGCATCCGCTGCAGGGTCCTGGCAACGATGGTGGACAGAAGTAAATATGCAGAGAATCTATTCACAGCTTTGAAAGAGGATATCGGATCATTATGCTTCGACACCTATATCCGGGAGAATCGGATACCGGTCCGAAGAGCAAGGCAGCATCATGCGCCGCTCTCTTATCGCTACCGGTATACATCGAAGGCTGCCAGAGACTACGAAAGGCTCACAAAAGAAATACTGGAGGTGATATGA
- a CDS encoding N-acetylmuramoyl-L-alanine amidase, whose translation MMKRKKYLLGAGLLCTILAASLCLSHITSVSAKRAFHALDGVEIVLDPGHGGKDDGARSNEAKEQEINLKIAQKLKKLLETGGAHVTMTREGAYDLASENATNRKREDMKKRMELINQEKTDLFLSIHLNSYPNTSVKGAQAFYAPKNEVSKVFADILQKHLRALTQTKMTSKPGDYYILNNAEKIGSLVECGFLSNAEDRAKLITDEYQQKMAQTLYDSILEYFNFLS comes from the coding sequence ATAATGAAAAGAAAAAAATACCTGCTTGGTGCAGGGCTGCTTTGTACCATTCTGGCAGCATCCCTCTGTTTATCGCATATTACCTCTGTATCTGCCAAACGCGCTTTTCATGCACTGGATGGTGTGGAAATCGTTTTAGATCCGGGACATGGCGGAAAGGATGACGGTGCGCGCAGCAATGAGGCAAAAGAACAGGAAATCAATCTGAAAATTGCGCAGAAGTTGAAAAAGCTTTTGGAAACAGGAGGGGCGCATGTTACCATGACACGGGAGGGCGCCTATGATCTGGCAAGTGAGAATGCCACAAACCGTAAGCGTGAGGATATGAAAAAACGTATGGAGCTGATTAACCAGGAAAAAACAGATTTATTTCTCAGTATTCATTTAAATTCCTATCCCAATACCAGCGTAAAAGGAGCACAGGCATTTTATGCGCCAAAGAATGAAGTGTCAAAAGTATTTGCGGATATCTTGCAGAAGCATCTGCGTGCGCTGACACAAACAAAAATGACAAGTAAGCCGGGAGATTATTATATTCTCAATAACGCAGAAAAAATTGGCTCGCTGGTAGAATGTGGCTTCCTTTCCAACGCTGAGGATCGTGCAAAGCTGATAACGGATGAGTATCAGCAGAAGATGGCGCAGACCTTGTATGACAGCATCCTGGAATACTTTAATTTTCTTTCCTGA
- a CDS encoding tyrosine-type recombinase/integrase has translation MDYIEAFQKIDSFKTYLIEEEKSTLTIQKYIRDVTRLFTYLFSEQTLSKQLIIAYKEELMKTYTSASINSMLVPVNCFLSFIGLTECRVKLLKIQKRTCIEKERELTKKEYSRLLQAALNQHDERLYLLLQTICATGIRVSEHSFITVEALKCRKTTVHNKGKTRNVFFPAKLRQQLLKYCRKLNIKTGCIFITKTGKPLDRSNIWKSMKKLCRVANVSSHKVFPHNLRHLFAFTFYSMEKDVVRLADILGHSSIETTRMYTMTSFQKYEKTLSRMGLVKLQC, from the coding sequence ATGGATTATATAGAGGCATTTCAAAAAATCGATAGCTTTAAAACTTATTTGATTGAGGAGGAAAAAAGTACTCTTACGATACAAAAATATATCCGTGATGTGACAAGACTTTTCACGTATCTTTTTTCTGAGCAAACCCTTTCAAAACAGCTTATTATCGCATACAAGGAAGAGCTTATGAAAACCTACACCTCAGCCAGCATTAACAGTATGCTTGTTCCTGTTAACTGTTTTCTTTCCTTTATCGGTTTAACGGAGTGCAGGGTAAAATTATTGAAAATACAGAAACGCACCTGCATTGAAAAAGAAAGAGAGCTGACAAAGAAGGAATATTCGCGTTTGCTGCAGGCCGCGCTCAACCAGCACGATGAGCGGTTGTATCTCCTTTTGCAGACAATCTGTGCAACCGGTATTCGTGTATCTGAGCATAGCTTCATCACTGTTGAGGCTTTAAAGTGCAGAAAAACAACAGTTCATAATAAAGGCAAAACACGAAATGTCTTTTTTCCTGCAAAGCTCAGACAGCAGCTTTTGAAATACTGCAGAAAGCTGAATATTAAAACAGGATGCATCTTTATCACAAAGACCGGAAAGCCCTTGGATCGCAGTAACATATGGAAATCCATGAAAAAGCTGTGCAGAGTGGCAAATGTCAGTAGCCATAAAGTATTCCCACATAATCTGCGGCATCTATTTGCCTTTACCTTTTACAGTATGGAAAAGGATGTTGTAAGACTGGCTGATATTCTGGGTCATTCCTCTATCGAAACAACCAGAATGTATACGATGACAAGCTTTCAGAAATATGAAAAGACACTGTCCCGTATGGGTCTGGTGAAGCTGCAATGCTGA
- a CDS encoding ATP-binding cassette domain-containing protein, with protein sequence MLKLQNVVKNYGAFSLHCSLELKQGQISALIGQNGAGKSTTFKAILGLISIDGGDIEIFGKPIQDITLQEKESIGVVLSDSGFSGYLNIKDILPVMDNMYRQFEKAEFLRQCQRFALPLDKQLREFSTGMKAKLKALLALSHHAKLLILDEPTAGLDVVARDELLDMLREYMEQNEDACMLVSSHISSDLEGLCDDLYMIHQGSIVMHEDTDVLLSDYALLKMDEKQYAELDKRYLLRRRRESYGWAALTNQKQYYMENYPQLTVEKGSIDDVIMMMIRGEQI encoded by the coding sequence ATGTTGAAACTGCAAAATGTTGTAAAGAATTATGGTGCATTTTCCCTGCACTGCAGTCTGGAATTAAAACAGGGACAAATCAGTGCATTGATCGGACAGAACGGTGCTGGAAAAAGTACAACCTTCAAAGCCATTCTGGGATTGATTTCCATAGATGGCGGAGACATTGAAATATTTGGAAAGCCGATACAGGATATAACCCTGCAGGAAAAGGAAAGCATTGGTGTTGTATTATCCGATTCCGGCTTCAGCGGATATCTGAACATTAAGGATATCTTGCCAGTTATGGACAATATGTATAGACAGTTTGAAAAGGCAGAATTTCTGCGGCAATGCCAGAGATTTGCTCTGCCGCTGGATAAGCAGCTGCGTGAATTTTCCACAGGAATGAAAGCTAAGCTGAAGGCACTGCTTGCATTATCACATCATGCGAAGCTGTTAATTCTGGATGAACCAACAGCGGGTCTGGATGTTGTCGCAAGGGATGAGCTGCTGGATATGCTGCGTGAGTATATGGAACAAAATGAGGATGCCTGTATGCTGGTAAGCTCTCATATATCCTCCGATCTGGAGGGCCTGTGTGATGATTTGTACATGATTCATCAGGGCTCTATTGTCATGCATGAGGATACCGATGTATTATTGAGTGATTATGCTCTACTGAAGATGGATGAAAAACAATATGCAGAGCTAGATAAGCGCTATCTGCTGCGCCGCCGCAGGGAGTCATATGGCTGGGCTGCCTTGACGAATCAAAAGCAGTATTATATGGAGAATTATCCACAGCTCACGGTGGAAAAAGGCTCTATTGATGATGTGATTATGATGATGATACGAGGTGAACAGATATGA
- a CDS encoding thermonuclease, which translates to MKKNIRRIIIVSAIILSAALPGLKKLQPLEQKGVKLTKCTDGDTAHFMIDGQDTTVRFLAIDTPETKKPNTPVQPYGKEASRYTCDALSSAKEIRLEYEKEKTDKYGRNLAWVFVDDKLLQEQLIRKGYAKVAYLYDEYTYTDRLQKAEKEAKAQELGLWDKE; encoded by the coding sequence ATGAAGAAAAATATCAGACGTATCATCATCGTATCGGCAATCATACTCTCAGCTGCATTACCCGGGTTGAAGAAACTGCAGCCATTGGAACAGAAAGGCGTGAAGCTGACAAAATGTACGGATGGCGATACCGCCCATTTCATGATCGATGGGCAAGATACGACGGTGCGATTCCTAGCCATCGATACACCGGAGACGAAAAAGCCAAACACGCCGGTACAACCCTATGGCAAAGAAGCAAGCCGATATACATGTGATGCCCTCAGCAGCGCAAAAGAGATCCGTTTGGAATATGAAAAAGAAAAGACCGATAAGTATGGAAGAAATCTAGCCTGGGTATTCGTGGATGATAAGTTATTGCAGGAACAGCTCATACGAAAGGGATACGCCAAAGTAGCGTACCTATACGATGAGTATACATATACCGACAGATTGCAAAAAGCAGAGAAAGAAGCGAAAGCGCAAGAGCTGGGTCTATGGGATAAGGAATAA
- a CDS encoding carboxypeptidase regulatory-like domain-containing protein — MVQAMEETAQPISNARVSVFHRDERGSVFIMDCMTDENGRSERIALDAPDSAHSTDIHSLTRPYGQYDIHVAKEGYVTEVRNGVQIFAETDSTLTIVMQNADEQSVSNILDIGEHQLHEGGGCRAC, encoded by the coding sequence ATGGTACAAGCCATGGAGGAAACTGCACAGCCAATCTCAAATGCACGCGTTAGTGTCTTTCACCGGGACGAACGTGGTTCTGTATTTATCATGGATTGTATGACAGATGAAAATGGCAGAAGCGAGCGTATCGCTCTGGATGCTCCGGACAGTGCACATTCAACTGATATCCATTCACTGACACGTCCCTATGGGCAGTATGATATTCATGTTGCCAAGGAGGGGTATGTGACAGAAGTACGAAATGGTGTACAGATATTCGCAGAAACAGATTCAACACTAACGATTGTCATGCAGAATGCCGATGAGCAAAGCGTAAGTAATATACTAGATATTGGAGAGCATCAGCTTCATGAGGGAGGAGGTTGCCGCGCATGCTAG